From Acidobacteriota bacterium, a single genomic window includes:
- a CDS encoding response regulator — MFEQLKTVTLSLLGLCLALCLPVVVRAQVQELQFQRINQEVGLSNNAVRCFAQDQEGYIWIGTESGLNRYNGISFDVFRHKSNDPHSLAFDFVSALYCDRKGRLWIGTYEQGLDLFDPLTGSFKHYLDGVFRGPFQRNSVIACITEDASGKLWIGTQHGLVLFDPTNQSFTRYTLFDWPGDNTVCSIVFDRFGHTWVRTLDHLFLFDPKTARFHHLLTSPMKTLPRGINNLNTDMVLLDTNLLYVATPMGLIIYDTQSVKELNRLTSVENQATSLSENATTRLVLGENQQLWVGTFSKGLNCLDLKTNTVTRYQSDPRNVNTLAGNKITALFRDRTGVIWVGDLQYGLSKYSPTSRKFHLLKYDPFGKSSLSNGFVRGIREDQSGNIWIATQGGGVNYYNPVTREIKVYSSLKKGSDSLALDNVWAVFESSDHRIWVGTYGCGLKLLDPQTGVFTQSPLVPPEAVVTAITQTRDGTLWFGAEFALFLYHPQNGTIQKLDTFQVYNTKWASEVQTIFEDRQGTIWIGYSNGLVRLKPTPDQPVPYQETPFRMDLFESKMVTYITEDSDGSLWFATKGYGVYGFDTSGQLVTHLSEDNGLSHNNAYGVVIDNHHTLWISTDDGINHYFPATQKFRVYTIEDGLQGREFNRKAVFASPNGTIYFGGINGLNWFRPEEIQDNLTVPPVLITEVEIGGHAQSSQTLTYLPQVLTLPYNQNSFTFHFMALDYNAPERNQYAYQLTNFNANWISAGTKREAVYTNLNPGEYTFQVKAANSDGIWNETGTSLKIIILKPFWTRWWAYTLYVGVGISLLYSLVRLRVQHLKDQNEILELKVRHRTAELARSEIEIKRKAEELARLVEQLQTSEQVAHQAKEEAIEASRAKSTFLANMSHEIRTPLNGIIGMLDLLLNTRLSADQHEFAETAHHSGQTLLTIISDILDFSKIEAKKLDLEKVSFELPPLVEEVLELLAMQADQKHLNLISFVSPDVPAFVTGDPSRLRQILTNLVGNAIKFTPRGEITLEVSLLREPPLPTGQPGVVLRFQVTDTGIGIPVEGRTRLFQPFSQADTSMTRRYGGTGLGLIICKQLIEMMGGTIEVESEPGKGSTFWFTIHVGVPEAPVDAQILQLKRQVAGKRLLIVDTNPRVGHFLCQQARVWGITATWTDSPHQALDQIERGFWENEPFDLVLMEFGLPGITGLELAAHIRSRLGPDACRMILMTSISQRPAVKDLKASDLAGTILKPVRATVLLKTLVNTIEATPNPQTGSLFIVEPSFEPGLKTSPLPSFTILVAEDNPVNQKVVLRQLERLGYQADVVENGQQALDALLRQSYDLVFMDCQMPEMDGFTATIEFRKHETLNRQCSPSIKPVPILALTANALAGERERCLAAGMNDYLAKPVTIERLQAKLEQWLTREGPLGELSTPTNPIEPPRREKEKLQ; from the coding sequence ATGTTTGAGCAACTCAAAACCGTCACGCTCAGTTTGCTTGGACTTTGCCTGGCTCTTTGCCTGCCCGTGGTTGTGCGCGCGCAGGTCCAAGAACTTCAATTTCAGCGAATCAACCAGGAAGTCGGCCTTTCCAACAACGCGGTTCGGTGTTTTGCGCAGGACCAGGAAGGCTATATCTGGATTGGCACTGAAAGCGGGCTCAACCGCTATAACGGCATTTCCTTCGATGTTTTCCGCCACAAATCCAATGACCCTCATTCACTTGCCTTTGATTTCGTTTCGGCCTTGTATTGTGACCGGAAAGGGAGACTGTGGATTGGAACCTATGAGCAAGGGCTTGATTTATTTGACCCACTGACTGGTTCGTTCAAGCACTATCTGGATGGTGTTTTTCGTGGTCCTTTCCAAAGAAACTCCGTCATTGCCTGCATTACCGAAGACGCATCCGGCAAGCTGTGGATTGGGACTCAACATGGACTGGTTTTATTTGATCCAACCAACCAATCCTTTACCCGATACACATTATTTGACTGGCCGGGCGACAATACGGTGTGCTCAATTGTATTTGATCGGTTTGGGCATACGTGGGTCCGCACCCTGGATCATCTGTTCCTGTTTGATCCGAAAACCGCCCGCTTTCACCATTTGCTCACGAGTCCGATGAAGACCCTGCCCCGTGGAATCAACAATTTGAACACGGATATGGTCTTGCTTGATACCAACCTGTTGTATGTGGCCACGCCAATGGGGTTAATTATTTACGACACCCAAAGCGTCAAGGAACTCAACCGACTGACCAGTGTTGAAAATCAGGCCACCAGTTTAAGCGAAAACGCCACAACCCGGCTGGTACTGGGAGAAAATCAACAGCTCTGGGTTGGAACTTTTTCAAAGGGTCTCAATTGCCTGGATCTAAAAACGAATACCGTCACTCGCTATCAAAGTGATCCCCGAAACGTGAACACTCTGGCAGGCAACAAAATCACCGCCCTCTTTCGAGATCGAACCGGGGTCATCTGGGTGGGTGATCTTCAGTATGGATTGAGTAAATATTCCCCGACGAGCCGTAAATTCCATCTGCTCAAGTATGATCCATTTGGAAAATCGTCACTCAGTAATGGGTTTGTACGTGGTATTCGCGAAGACCAGTCTGGTAATATCTGGATAGCCACTCAGGGGGGAGGAGTTAATTATTACAATCCTGTCACTCGGGAAATTAAAGTTTATTCCAGTCTCAAAAAGGGTTCCGATTCCCTGGCGCTTGATAATGTGTGGGCCGTTTTTGAAAGTTCCGATCATCGAATTTGGGTTGGGACGTATGGGTGCGGATTGAAACTCCTGGATCCTCAGACTGGTGTTTTTACCCAATCCCCGCTGGTTCCACCCGAGGCGGTGGTCACAGCTATTACCCAAACCCGCGACGGAACCTTATGGTTTGGAGCTGAATTTGCCCTCTTCCTGTATCATCCCCAGAATGGGACCATCCAAAAACTGGATACATTTCAGGTTTATAACACCAAATGGGCATCCGAAGTCCAAACAATTTTTGAAGACCGTCAAGGTACCATTTGGATTGGCTATTCAAATGGCCTGGTCCGATTGAAACCAACCCCTGACCAGCCTGTTCCCTACCAGGAAACTCCGTTTCGGATGGATCTGTTTGAGTCAAAAATGGTGACGTATATCACTGAGGACTCAGATGGCTCACTCTGGTTTGCGACCAAGGGGTACGGCGTGTATGGCTTCGACACCTCCGGCCAGCTTGTCACCCACCTTTCTGAAGATAACGGACTCTCCCACAACAATGCCTATGGCGTTGTGATTGACAATCATCATACCCTCTGGATCAGCACGGATGACGGAATCAATCATTACTTTCCAGCCACTCAAAAATTCCGTGTCTATACAATTGAGGATGGTTTGCAAGGCCGTGAATTTAATCGAAAGGCGGTTTTTGCCAGCCCGAATGGAACCATTTATTTTGGTGGAATCAATGGGTTGAACTGGTTCCGGCCAGAAGAAATTCAGGATAACCTGACAGTGCCTCCGGTCTTGATTACTGAAGTTGAAATCGGCGGCCACGCTCAGTCATCGCAAACCCTGACCTATCTTCCCCAGGTTCTGACGCTGCCCTACAATCAAAATTCGTTTACGTTCCACTTTATGGCGCTTGATTATAACGCGCCGGAGCGAAATCAATACGCCTATCAACTCACCAATTTCAATGCGAACTGGATTTCAGCCGGTACCAAGCGAGAAGCGGTGTATACCAACCTGAATCCGGGTGAATACACTTTTCAGGTGAAAGCCGCGAATTCAGATGGAATTTGGAATGAAACTGGCACCTCACTCAAAATCATTATTCTCAAACCTTTCTGGACACGCTGGTGGGCATATACCCTGTATGTGGGTGTGGGGATCAGCCTGCTCTACAGTCTGGTTCGGCTTCGAGTCCAGCATCTCAAGGATCAGAATGAAATTCTTGAGTTGAAAGTCCGCCATCGCACGGCTGAACTGGCCCGGTCAGAAATTGAAATCAAACGCAAAGCTGAAGAGCTGGCCCGGCTGGTTGAACAGTTGCAAACCTCGGAGCAAGTCGCCCACCAGGCCAAAGAAGAAGCCATTGAAGCCAGTCGGGCCAAAAGTACCTTTCTGGCCAATATGAGCCATGAAATCCGGACCCCGCTCAACGGCATCATTGGAATGCTCGATTTACTGCTCAACACCCGCTTGAGCGCCGATCAGCACGAATTTGCTGAAACGGCCCACCACTCGGGGCAAACACTGCTGACGATTATCAGTGACATTCTTGATTTTTCAAAAATTGAGGCCAAAAAACTCGATCTTGAAAAAGTCAGTTTTGAATTGCCTCCGCTGGTTGAGGAAGTTCTGGAACTGCTGGCCATGCAAGCTGATCAAAAACATTTAAACTTGATTTCGTTTGTTTCACCTGATGTTCCAGCCTTTGTCACGGGTGACCCATCCCGGTTGCGCCAGATTTTGACAAACCTGGTTGGCAATGCCATCAAATTTACCCCACGGGGTGAAATTACCCTCGAAGTTTCCCTGCTCCGGGAACCCCCCCTACCGACTGGCCAGCCGGGCGTGGTCCTCAGGTTCCAGGTTACCGACACCGGCATTGGCATCCCCGTCGAAGGCCGCACCCGCCTCTTTCAGCCATTTTCTCAAGCTGATACCTCAATGACTCGCCGCTATGGCGGAACAGGATTGGGGCTCATCATTTGCAAACAACTGATTGAAATGATGGGCGGCACCATCGAAGTCGAAAGTGAACCAGGGAAAGGCTCGACCTTCTGGTTTACCATCCACGTCGGGGTTCCCGAGGCGCCGGTGGATGCTCAAATTCTCCAATTGAAACGGCAAGTGGCCGGAAAACGGCTTTTGATCGTGGATACCAATCCCCGGGTTGGGCATTTTCTATGCCAGCAGGCCCGCGTGTGGGGCATCACCGCCACCTGGACGGACTCGCCACATCAGGCACTGGATCAGATCGAACGTGGGTTTTGGGAAAACGAGCCGTTTGATCTGGTGTTGATGGAATTTGGTCTCCCAGGGATAACCGGACTGGAGCTGGCCGCCCACATTCGGTCCAGACTCGGCCCGGATGCCTGCCGGATGATCCTGATGACCTCAATCAGCCAGCGGCCTGCGGTCAAAGACCTCAAAGCCTCAGACCTGGCCGGAACAATCCTGAAACCAGTCCGGGCCACGGTGCTCTTAAAAACCCTGGTCAACACCATCGAGGCAACCCCAAATCCACAAACCGGATCCCTGTTCATTGTTGAACCGTCATTTGAACCCGGATTGAAAACCTCACCATTACCGTCATTTACCATTCTGGTCGCGGAAGACAATCCCGTGAACCAAAAAGTCGTTCTGCGACAATTGGAACGGCTTGGGTATCAGGCCGATGTGGTTGAAAACGGGCAACAGGCATTGGACGCGCTGCTGAGACAATCCTACGATCTGGTTTTTATGGACTGCCAAATGCCTGAAATGGATGGATTTACAGCAACCATTGAATTTCGCAAACACGAGACGCTCAATCGCCAGTGTTCGCCTTCGATCAAACCCGTTCCGATACTCGCCTTAACCGCCAATGCCCTGGCTGGCGAGCGAGAGCGCTGTCTGGCAGCCGGAATGAATGACTATCTGGCCAAGCCAGTTACCATCGAGCGGTTGCAGGCAAAACTTGAACAATGGCTTACACGGGAAGGCCCTTTGGGCGAACTTTCCACGCCGACAAACCCGATTGAGCCGCCGCGCCGGGAAAAAGAAAAACTCCAGTGA
- a CDS encoding BlaI/MecI/CopY family transcriptional regulator produces the protein MPRKSSPTLTEAELQLMEIIWERGAGTVADVVAALPSNSQLAYSTVLTTLRILERKGYLSHIQEGRAFIYKPVVDQKQARQSALKHLLSRFFNNSPELLVLNVMEQEALDLNELERLKKLVDEKID, from the coding sequence GTGCCCAGAAAATCATCACCCACACTTACTGAAGCTGAATTGCAACTGATGGAAATCATTTGGGAACGCGGAGCAGGAACCGTTGCCGATGTCGTCGCGGCACTGCCGTCAAATTCCCAACTGGCCTACAGCACCGTGCTCACAACCTTGCGAATTTTAGAGCGGAAGGGCTACCTGTCGCATATTCAGGAAGGCCGGGCGTTTATTTACAAACCGGTGGTTGATCAAAAACAAGCCCGTCAGAGCGCCTTAAAGCATCTGCTTTCCAGATTTTTCAACAATTCCCCGGAATTGCTGGTCCTCAATGTAATGGAACAGGAAGCACTGGATCTGAATGAACTTGAACGGCTGAAAAAACTGGTTGATGAAAAGATAGATTAG
- a CDS encoding M14 family metallopeptidase: MKPNYPPMPPLSGYESPAAKEIKSLAASTAASPQNLLTHCERTNYDQSGRYGEVFRYALRMKKHSPFFKSWSFGKSGQDRDLMVYCVSEDKAFKPDLARKSDKLVVLIQNGIHPGEISGKDASFMLIRDILVSKKYAHWLENLTLLFIPVFNVDGHERLSPFSRINQNGPREMGFRANAQRYNLNRDYIKADTPEMRAWLKLWNTWLPDFFMDNHVTDGLDHQYDVTICMPTEQEIWPTVGDWTKNQFLPSVMQGMEADGHIIGYYYEPMDRLDLSEGVEGGPNQARYSNGYVATHHRPGLLVETHSLKTHRTQTWAHYDLMVNTLEYLSSHASELKQAVQAADAGMAALGSTYQPSNKLFMAGITSDESEHVLLKGIASSIEEGEISGAPYVVYGTEPVDIPSQFYNKITTVAAPSVPLGYIVPPQWRQIIDLLRLHGVETKVLNQPVSDVFESYIFSNASWAPQPFEGRLLVDFSAQLTMEKRVMPRGSVFVPMNQRAARVAMNLLEPEACDSAVKWGFFNPIFEQKEDFEAYVMEPIAQRLCELDPELHAEFEARLEEDEAFAADPKARLNFFYKRSGYLEPDMNQYPVVRVIRPLQIAET, translated from the coding sequence ATGAAACCAAATTATCCTCCCATGCCCCCGCTTTCGGGTTATGAATCACCCGCCGCAAAAGAAATCAAATCACTGGCCGCCAGTACCGCGGCATCGCCTCAAAATCTTTTAACTCACTGTGAACGAACAAATTATGATCAGTCAGGGCGCTATGGCGAAGTCTTTCGATACGCACTTAGAATGAAAAAGCACTCTCCGTTTTTCAAATCCTGGTCGTTTGGAAAATCAGGCCAGGATCGCGACCTGATGGTCTATTGTGTTTCTGAAGACAAGGCATTTAAACCTGATCTGGCCCGAAAATCAGACAAACTGGTGGTTCTGATTCAAAATGGGATACACCCAGGTGAAATCTCTGGAAAAGATGCCTCTTTTATGCTCATCCGGGATATTCTGGTGAGTAAAAAATATGCTCACTGGCTGGAAAACCTGACCTTGCTGTTTATCCCCGTCTTTAACGTTGATGGACACGAACGACTGTCTCCCTTTAGTCGAATTAACCAGAATGGTCCGCGCGAAATGGGGTTTCGAGCTAACGCCCAACGCTATAACCTCAATCGTGACTACATTAAAGCAGACACTCCGGAAATGCGTGCCTGGTTGAAATTGTGGAATACCTGGCTCCCGGACTTTTTTATGGATAACCATGTCACGGATGGCCTTGACCATCAGTATGACGTCACAATTTGCATGCCAACCGAGCAGGAAATCTGGCCAACCGTGGGCGACTGGACCAAAAATCAATTCCTGCCTTCGGTTATGCAGGGAATGGAAGCGGATGGGCACATCATCGGGTACTATTATGAGCCGATGGACCGCCTTGACCTGAGCGAAGGCGTCGAAGGCGGCCCCAATCAAGCCCGGTATTCAAACGGCTATGTCGCCACTCACCATCGGCCAGGATTGCTGGTTGAAACGCACAGCCTGAAAACACACCGCACCCAAACCTGGGCGCATTACGATCTGATGGTCAACACGCTCGAATACCTGTCTTCGCACGCCAGCGAACTCAAACAGGCCGTCCAGGCGGCGGATGCCGGAATGGCCGCCCTGGGTTCAACCTATCAGCCATCAAATAAACTGTTTATGGCTGGAATAACCAGTGATGAAAGTGAGCATGTTCTTTTAAAAGGAATTGCGTCTTCAATCGAAGAAGGTGAAATTTCCGGCGCGCCTTATGTCGTGTATGGAACCGAACCGGTTGATATCCCATCCCAGTTTTATAACAAAATCACCACCGTGGCGGCTCCAAGTGTTCCATTGGGGTATATCGTGCCTCCCCAATGGCGGCAAATTATTGACTTGCTTCGACTTCACGGGGTTGAGACCAAAGTTCTGAACCAGCCGGTCTCGGATGTGTTTGAAAGTTATATCTTTTCAAATGCCAGTTGGGCACCTCAGCCGTTTGAAGGACGATTGCTGGTTGACTTTTCCGCTCAACTTACGATGGAAAAACGAGTTATGCCGCGTGGATCAGTATTTGTCCCAATGAACCAGCGCGCGGCCAGGGTCGCGATGAACCTGCTGGAACCTGAAGCCTGTGATTCGGCGGTCAAATGGGGCTTTTTTAATCCGATTTTTGAGCAAAAAGAAGACTTTGAAGCCTATGTAATGGAACCGATTGCTCAACGTTTGTGCGAACTGGACCCAGAACTGCATGCGGAATTCGAAGCCCGACTTGAAGAAGACGAAGCGTTTGCCGCGGATCCAAAAGCCAGATTGAACTTCTTTTATAAACGCTCGGGGTATCTTGAACCAGATATGAATCAATATCCGGTGGTCAGGGTCATTCGACCGCTCCAGATAGCTGAAACCTAA
- a CDS encoding transporter → MINLLLSNPLLLLFLVAAIGYPLGRLTVRGTSLGIAAVLFVGIAFGSLHPTLKVPSILYELGLGLFVYTLGLSNSAAFFTSLKRRGLRDNFLVAGGLLLAVGITVVIQQWFHLKVSLTVGLFAGSLTNTPALASVLETIRTSVPKETLTQMLTEPVVGYSIAYPMGVVGMILVILILQKLWNIDYAAEASAQREFQTGSEKLCNQTIRVTNPVADHQTIGTLEHEFPSLVFGRIKHEASQSLASPDTRLHLGDLVSVIGIRDSVAQVTQKLGEATPVHLELDRSRYDFRRVFVSNHDVAGHRLVDLNLMQQFGAIVTRIRRGDIDLIAQEDTILELGDRVRVVADRDHLDAVSKFFGDSYRESSEVDILTFSLGLALGLFLGTIPIPITDDINIKLGLAGGPLVVALILGKLERTGPLVWVPPFSVSQAIRQIGLVIFLAGIGTHAGYSFVSTLTSGGGLWLLLAGAIITCTVALVVLVVGYKVFKIPMGLLIGILSGMQTQPALLGFALEQTKNDLPNIGYAAVFPVATVLKIILVQVLFALLSH, encoded by the coding sequence ATGATCAATTTGTTGCTCTCAAACCCGCTGTTGCTTTTATTCCTGGTTGCCGCCATTGGGTATCCGCTGGGGAGATTGACTGTTCGGGGCACCAGCTTGGGAATCGCCGCCGTGTTGTTTGTCGGCATTGCCTTTGGTTCGCTTCATCCCACCCTGAAAGTGCCTTCGATTTTGTATGAACTTGGTCTGGGGCTGTTTGTGTATACCCTTGGTCTGAGCAATAGTGCAGCTTTTTTTACTTCGCTCAAACGCCGAGGGTTACGAGACAATTTCCTGGTCGCGGGTGGATTGCTCCTGGCGGTTGGGATCACGGTGGTGATTCAACAGTGGTTTCACTTGAAAGTGTCTCTCACGGTCGGGTTGTTTGCTGGAAGTTTGACCAATACCCCAGCCCTGGCCAGCGTGCTCGAAACCATCAGAACTTCCGTCCCAAAAGAAACCCTCACCCAAATGTTGACTGAACCAGTGGTCGGGTACTCGATTGCCTACCCAATGGGTGTGGTTGGCATGATTTTGGTGATTTTGATACTGCAAAAATTGTGGAACATAGACTATGCGGCTGAAGCATCAGCCCAGCGTGAATTCCAAACCGGGAGTGAAAAACTCTGCAATCAGACCATCCGGGTGACCAACCCTGTGGCTGATCACCAGACGATTGGAACCCTTGAACATGAATTTCCGAGCCTGGTCTTTGGTCGCATCAAACACGAAGCGTCTCAGTCACTGGCTTCGCCTGATACCCGGCTGCATTTGGGGGATTTAGTCAGCGTGATTGGGATCCGCGACAGCGTCGCCCAGGTGACTCAAAAGCTTGGGGAAGCCACCCCCGTACATCTTGAATTAGATCGAAGTCGGTATGATTTTCGACGGGTGTTTGTTTCAAACCACGACGTGGCCGGTCATCGGTTGGTTGATTTGAACTTAATGCAGCAATTTGGTGCCATTGTGACCCGCATTCGCCGGGGTGACATTGATTTGATTGCTCAGGAAGACACAATTTTGGAACTGGGTGATCGGGTGCGGGTCGTGGCTGATCGGGATCATTTGGATGCGGTCTCAAAGTTTTTTGGTGACTCGTACCGCGAGTCAAGCGAAGTTGATATTTTAACCTTTAGTCTTGGCCTGGCCCTTGGGTTGTTCCTTGGCACCATTCCCATTCCAATCACGGATGACATCAATATCAAACTTGGCCTGGCTGGAGGTCCGCTGGTTGTGGCGCTTATTTTGGGAAAACTCGAACGAACGGGCCCACTGGTGTGGGTGCCGCCCTTTAGCGTCAGTCAGGCCATTCGTCAAATTGGGCTGGTCATTTTTCTGGCTGGCATTGGCACCCATGCCGGGTATTCATTTGTGTCTACCTTGACCAGTGGTGGCGGGCTCTGGCTGCTTCTGGCTGGGGCCATCATTACCTGCACGGTGGCACTGGTGGTGCTGGTGGTTGGATACAAGGTTTTCAAAATCCCGATGGGCCTGTTGATTGGGATCTTATCGGGAATGCAAACGCAACCAGCGTTGCTGGGTTTTGCTCTGGAGCAAACCAAAAACGATTTACCCAACATTGGCTATGCCGCGGTATTTCCAGTTGCCACGGTGTTGAAAATCATTCTGGTTCAGGTGTTGTTTGCCCTGTTGTCGCACTGA